A single region of the Gracilibacillus caseinilyticus genome encodes:
- a CDS encoding helix-turn-helix domain-containing protein: MGKHKERNMVYGREISSKFAVAIREKRKQLGLSLEEVSEQSPSSPSPSYISRLERYERRNPTFSLMVDLANCLGMDLNSLFRLSINIEDKGEDVVDLFQNNSFSIEGEIVNSMEIRAKLMEIVRTIIYEMNVNVSYKDALNLLEKIREFHQEKEEMMKEGV; the protein is encoded by the coding sequence ATGGGAAAACACAAGGAAAGAAACATGGTCTACGGAAGGGAGATTTCATCGAAATTTGCAGTAGCTATCAGAGAGAAAAGAAAACAGCTCGGTTTGTCTCTTGAGGAAGTAAGTGAGCAATCACCATCCTCACCAAGCCCAAGCTATATTAGTAGGTTAGAGCGATATGAACGAAGAAATCCAACTTTTAGTCTCATGGTGGATCTTGCAAATTGTTTGGGGATGGACTTAAATTCCTTGTTCAGGCTATCTATCAATATAGAGGATAAAGGTGAAGATGTGGTGGATTTATTTCAAAATAACAGTTTTTCTATTGAAGGTGAAATAGTTAATTCCATGGAAATTCGGGCAAAGTTAATGGAAATTGTGAGAACTATCATTTATGAAATGAATGTAAATGTCAGTTACAAAGATGCGTTAAATTTGTTAGAAAAAATCAGAGAGTTTCACCAGGAAAAAGAAGAAATGATGAAAGAAGGGGTGTAA